One Serpentinicella alkaliphila DNA segment encodes these proteins:
- a CDS encoding YeeE/YedE thiosulfate transporter family protein: MSLYKKLFKKPWPYMVGALILAFSNIIILALTGNAWKVTNSFFYWGAYALGKLGIDVSNWYYFRVYDNSHQSGETFLINNYSVINIAVILGALMAILLASEFKLKKIKNKKQLFFGLLGGLMMGYGSRLSFGCNIGSYFSAIPSFSLHGWVFGAFMFVGTYIGTRILFRYLL; this comes from the coding sequence ATGAGCTTATATAAGAAGTTATTTAAGAAACCTTGGCCGTATATGGTTGGAGCACTGATATTAGCCTTTTCCAACATTATTATCTTAGCACTTACAGGCAATGCTTGGAAGGTCACCAATAGTTTTTTTTATTGGGGTGCCTATGCACTTGGAAAACTAGGTATTGATGTTTCAAACTGGTATTACTTCCGCGTTTATGATAATAGTCATCAGTCAGGAGAAACATTTTTAATAAATAATTATTCAGTGATTAATATAGCAGTTATACTAGGAGCGCTTATGGCTATACTCCTCGCATCTGAGTTTAAATTGAAAAAAATTAAAAATAAGAAACAGTTATTTTTTGGGCTCCTAGGAGGCCTTATGATGGGGTATGGAAGCAGACTAAGCTTTGGTTGTAATATTGGTTCCTATTTTAGTGCAATACCTTCATTTTCCCTTCATGGCTGGGTATTTGGAGCATTTATGTTCGTAGGAACCTATATAGGGACGAGAATACTATTTAGATATTTATTATAG
- a CDS encoding sulfurtransferase TusA family protein: MAVERIDCMYEACPIPLIKALKKLENMAIGDVLIMETDHTCSIINVIDWAKKQGHDVDYAEISDGEWEIYIEKSR; this comes from the coding sequence GTGGCTGTTGAAAGAATTGATTGCATGTATGAAGCATGCCCTATTCCTTTAATTAAAGCACTAAAAAAGCTTGAGAACATGGCTATAGGAGATGTTCTGATTATGGAAACAGATCACACATGCTCTATAATAAATGTTATAGATTGGGCAAAAAAACAGGGGCACGATGTGGACTATGCAGAGATTAGTGATGGGGAATGGGAGATATATATTGAGAAAAGTAGATAG
- a CDS encoding YeeE/YedE thiosulfate transporter family protein, producing the protein MSNSKIEELKKSRQQREKNKNSQVKYGWLVLLVCLVIFIYFALTNRTFSLLWMVGLLIGFTLQRSRFCFVASFRDPIMIGSTSLFKAIIIAFIISTIGFGIIQPLHLNDATLSLDNIPSQIKPVGIHTIVGAVLFGIGMVIAGGCASGTLIRIGEGFLLQVVVLIGFIGGTLIGAKDFEFWDKMCISESPVVYFPKYLGLPLSMTIQIIILIVLYKLADWYDKKNSIMSV; encoded by the coding sequence TTGTCAAATAGCAAAATTGAAGAATTAAAGAAAAGTAGGCAGCAGAGAGAGAAAAATAAAAACAGTCAAGTAAAGTATGGCTGGTTAGTTCTACTGGTATGCTTAGTGATCTTTATATATTTTGCACTTACAAATAGGACATTTAGCTTACTCTGGATGGTGGGACTACTTATAGGGTTCACACTGCAAAGATCAAGATTCTGTTTTGTCGCAAGTTTTCGAGATCCTATTATGATTGGAAGTACATCCCTATTTAAAGCAATTATCATTGCGTTTATTATTTCAACCATAGGATTTGGAATCATTCAGCCACTTCATTTAAATGACGCTACATTAAGTCTAGATAATATACCCAGTCAGATAAAACCAGTGGGTATCCATACAATTGTAGGCGCAGTACTATTTGGTATCGGAATGGTAATAGCAGGTGGGTGTGCAAGTGGGACTCTTATTAGAATTGGAGAAGGTTTTTTACTTCAGGTAGTGGTCTTGATAGGATTTATTGGCGGAACTTTAATTGGAGCGAAGGATTTTGAATTTTGGGATAAAATGTGCATTTCGGAGTCACCAGTAGTTTATTTCCCAAAATATCTTGGACTACCTTTGTCAATGACAATACAGATTATCATTCTAATAGTTTTATATAAATTAGCCGATTGGTATGACAAAAAGAACAGCATAATGTCTGTTTAA
- a CDS encoding nucleoside hydrolase, which yields MHRIIYDCDNTMGVKEKDVDDGLTLLYLLGREDIEILGITTTYGNSTIEVVYTNTLQMIKELHLHHIPLLKGGPSSEKRQSDAARFLCEKVASHPKEITIVATGSLTNLLGAYEMDIHFFENVKEIILMGGITEPLIINGKNLDELNFSCDAYAAYKVLTSGAKITVITGHICLQALFGKREYKRLIENEDIKIYQYIRNKTIHWFEFIRNYFGIDGFYNWDIVAAVYLSNPELFNNNIIHLSPTPQDLKTGFLKQSDKGYHINIPTAIKDMEKFNEIIFATWANIKYK from the coding sequence ATGCATAGAATTATTTATGATTGTGATAACACAATGGGTGTAAAAGAAAAGGATGTGGATGATGGCCTAACCCTTTTATATTTATTAGGAAGGGAAGATATAGAAATATTAGGAATAACAACTACTTATGGTAACAGCACTATAGAAGTGGTATATACCAACACTTTACAGATGATTAAAGAACTTCACCTTCATCATATTCCTCTTTTGAAGGGAGGTCCTTCGTCAGAGAAAAGACAAAGTGATGCTGCTAGGTTCTTATGCGAGAAGGTGGCTTCGCATCCAAAAGAAATTACTATTGTTGCTACTGGCTCTCTTACAAACCTTTTAGGCGCCTACGAAATGGATATTCATTTTTTTGAAAACGTCAAAGAGATTATTCTTATGGGTGGTATAACAGAACCTTTGATTATCAATGGTAAAAATTTAGATGAGCTTAATTTTTCTTGCGATGCCTATGCTGCCTACAAGGTTCTCACCTCTGGTGCAAAAATTACTGTAATCACAGGTCATATATGCTTACAAGCTCTTTTCGGAAAGCGGGAATATAAAAGGTTGATTGAAAACGAGGACATAAAGATATATCAGTATATTAGGAATAAAACAATCCATTGGTTTGAGTTTATAAGGAATTATTTTGGTATAGATGGTTTTTATAATTGGGATATTGTTGCTGCTGTATATTTGTCTAATCCGGAACTTTTTAATAATAACATCATTCATTTGTCACCCACCCCTCAAGATTTAAAAACAGGATTTCTTAAACAATCTGACAAAGGATACCACATTAATATACCTACTGCTATAAAAGATATGGAGAAGTTTAACGAGATTATATTTGCTACATGGGCAAATATAAAATATAAATAG
- a CDS encoding sulfurtransferase, which produces MFKPKLMLVFILAITLIFSVVGCSNQTTTKSDSEPAQASENGYSNPGSLVSAEELKDLIDDGKVKVLDARDGKNKLLGGFIPTAIDIDRNATSVEVNGVKGMLPNKENFEELMGSLGITEKDTIVVYDEANNLWASRIWWALKVYGHKDVKLLNGGRDAWKAAGYETGKAAEVATSTYKAKEANENLFATLDSVKESFNNKNLLVLDTRSEDEWKEGRIPGAVWIEWTNTINQDGTFKSVDDLKTIYEEKGVTSDKEAIMPYCKSAVRAAHTLFVLQELLGYDSIKNYDGSWLEYSVSGEQIEK; this is translated from the coding sequence ATGTTTAAGCCAAAGTTAATGTTAGTTTTTATTCTGGCAATTACCCTTATCTTCAGTGTAGTGGGCTGTTCAAACCAGACTACTACCAAGTCTGATTCAGAACCAGCACAAGCAAGTGAGAACGGGTATTCTAATCCAGGAAGTTTGGTTTCAGCTGAGGAATTAAAAGACCTAATTGATGATGGTAAAGTAAAGGTATTGGATGCACGAGATGGTAAAAACAAATTGTTAGGTGGATTTATACCAACAGCTATAGACATAGATAGAAATGCAACAAGTGTAGAAGTCAATGGTGTAAAGGGAATGTTACCTAATAAAGAAAACTTTGAAGAGCTAATGGGTTCTTTAGGTATAACTGAAAAAGATACAATTGTAGTCTATGACGAAGCCAATAATCTGTGGGCGTCACGTATCTGGTGGGCACTAAAGGTTTATGGTCATAAAGATGTAAAATTATTAAACGGTGGCCGAGATGCTTGGAAGGCTGCTGGATATGAAACAGGAAAAGCAGCAGAAGTTGCGACTAGTACTTATAAAGCTAAGGAAGCCAATGAAAATCTTTTTGCTACTTTAGATTCAGTGAAGGAAAGCTTTAATAATAAGAATTTATTAGTATTAGATACCCGAAGTGAAGATGAATGGAAGGAAGGTCGTATCCCAGGAGCAGTTTGGATTGAATGGACAAATACTATAAATCAAGATGGTACATTCAAATCTGTTGATGACCTAAAGACCATTTATGAGGAAAAGGGAGTCACATCTGATAAAGAAGCGATCATGCCATATTGTAAGAGTGCAGTACGCGCTGCTCATACACTATTTGTTCTTCAGGAGCTTTTAGGATATGACAGTATAAAGAACTATGATGGATCATGGCTTGAATACTCTGTGAGCGGAGAACAAATTGAAAAATAA